The genome window GTCAGGGCTGATAATCGGATTGTACTCGTCGTTTTGCGTGTTGAGAGGTTGGCCGAATTGTTTTTCGAGAAGATCCGGCAACGGTTGCGAAAAAACGGGTGCAAGTATGAAGAAAAATAAAAAGAAAATCGATTTCATAAAAGGACGCATGAATCACTCCAAAAAGAATGTAGAAGAGTTGCCGTTTTTAGTTTAAATTCAGGATCTCCCTTAAAGTATCGGTCTTGATTCGGAGTTTTTAAAGATGGAAAGTAAGCAGGATACGAATTCTTCGGAACATTCTCCCGTGATCTTCGGAGTTTTGAACATCACCGAAGATTCGTTTTCGGACGGCGGAAAATATCTGACTCATGCTGCTTCTTTGCAAAAGGCCGAATCCCTTGTGTCTCAAGGCGCAAACGTAATCGATATAGGTGCGCAATCTTCCAATATCCAAGCGGGTTTGGTCGGACCCGAAATCGAATGGGTAAGAATGAAGAATTTGATCCCCGATCTGATCGCTAAGGGAGTTCGCGTTTCCGTCGATTCGTTTCAACCGGAAGTCATTGCTCGTTCCTTGGAAGCCGGAGCCGAATTTATCAATCATATCCGCGGCTTTGTGGATTCGGAATCCGTTCGCGAAATTTCAAAGTTCGCGGGCAGCGATCGAAAATTCATTCTCATGTATTCGCACAATCAATCCAATCGCGCGGAAAAGAATTCTCACCTTACGCCGGATAACGTGATTTTAGAAATCGTCGCATTCTTTCGGGAAAGAAAAAAGGCTTTGATTCAAGCGGGAATTTCACAAGAGCAATTGATCTTTGATCCGGGAATGGGATTTTTTCTCAGCCCCGATTTTCAAGTCAGCTTTGAGGTTTTAAGAAGAATCCAAACTATTAAAGAAGAATTCTCGCCGATGATGGTTTCAGTTACGAAGAAGTCGTTTTTAGGAAACGCACTCGGCGGTTTGGACGTCAACGAACGTGAAATCGCGACCGTAATCGCGGAACTGTATCTTTCCATTCAAAAAGTGGAATATATCAGAACGCACGAACCGAAAAACCTGAAACAAACCTTGCGTATTTGGAACCTTCTTCATTCTTCGTGAAGAATTGCGTTCTATTTTTTCGGAAGTTTACAAGAACTTTTTATATAGGGTTGTTTGTCGGAACAAGTATCAAAGATAGTTGATAGAATGAATTACGACTTTTTGTGCGAGGGGTATTGTGGGAACTCATACGTTTACCGAACCACGGACAAATTTCTGTTCCTCAAATTTGCCCGACAAACATATGATTTTACAGTTAACGCCCCACTTTGATATCTTCGATCGTCTTCTTGCCTGTAGGATTGAGCGTCGGTAAAATGTCTTCTTCCCGAATCTGCAAACCTTTCGCCTGCATTCGTTTGATATAAGGGAGAATCGGATGTAGGTCCGCGTTCGGATTTACGGACAAAAGAATTCGCTTCCAGAGTTCGATAAAGGGAACCGTTTCCTTTTCCGATTCGGGAGATTTTCGAATCCACTCCAAGGCCTCGGAGTAATTTCGTTTTTCGTAATATGCTTTCGCGATATAATAATTCAAATCGGGGATTTTGTCGTCCGTCGAATAAAGATTCATTGCGAACATCAGAAGATCGTCCCACTTTTCCAAGTCGTGCGCGAGCAACACCATCGACGCCCGCGCGTTTTTGTGATACGGATTGATCTGGAGAATTCTTTCCAAATAGTAGTACGCTTTTTCGAAGTCCTGTTTTTCCAGAAAATAGTTACTCAATTCTTCCCAAGAAACGACTTCCATACCCGGAATCTTGGATTGAACGTCGAGCAGCAAAACCGTTTCTTCCCTTCTGCTTTGCGAATTCAAAAGTTTACGAAATTGTTGAATCTGATCTTTTTTCGCGGATTTCAAATAAAAAGCGATTTCCTCTTTTGCAAGATCGTATTCGTCGATCAGATAATGCATGCGGATCAAGTTGGAAAAACAAATCGGGTTGTGCTCGGAAAGTTTCAGACATTCTTTCCACGAGGCTTCCGCGTCGTCCAAAAGGGAATTCTTCGCTAAAAGAACGCCGATATTGTTTTTATCTTCCGCGGTGGTCCCCTTTCCGCGAAGACCTCTGACTTTCCAAATGGAAGAAATCGTTTCCAGTTCGGTCTGAGAAAATTCGGATGAATCCAAATATAAAAAGGAAGGATCGGTTTCCAATACTTCCGCTTCGCGGATCGGATAAATACAAAATTGAAAAAGAGACGCGAGTAATAAGATCGATAGAAGTTCGAACCGCAGAAACGGAAGTCTTCTTTTTTTAAGCGGAGAGTTTCGTTTTTGTGGAACCGTTCGATCAGCCTTCCTGGGCACCGGATTCCTCCAATTGTTTTTGAGCATAGAGCATGTACTTGAGAGCGCGTTCTTTATCGCCATGGAACAAATACATGAGCGAAAGATCAAGTGCATCCTGCGGATTCGGAGGCGCGAAGTCTTCGGGATTTTCTTTGCTCATCTCGAATTTGGAACGGAATTCATCGAGTTTGTTTTTCGTAAGTTTTTCCAGAGAATCGAAAAAAGCGGCTTCTTCCGGATTCTTCTTCGCTTCTTCGATCGCGTCTGAAAATCGAGTAAATCCTTTCGACTGCGAAGTCGCTTGTTTGAGAATTTCAAAGGATTGTTTGAAGTTTCCCAAGCGGGTATGAACTTCCGAAATCAACACCTGCATTCTCGAATCGCCCGGATAAAGTTTGTTCACCTTCTCCGCCGTTTCCAAACATTCTTTCCAGCGCTCCTTTTCAAAGTATAAGGTAGCGAGCGCGGTCAACGCCATTCGATTGTTCGCATCGAGTCGAATCGCGTTCGTAAGATAGAGTTCGGTTTTATCATCCTTTTCGAGCTGGCGATAACAATACGCGAGAAGGATATGCGACTTTAAAAATCGCTTTTCGATTTCGAGGGATTTCTTAAGGGATCGAACGGCGGTTTCTATTTCCCCGGTTCGATAAAGTTCCACTCCGATATTGTAATAGAGTTCGGGAGTTTTTCCGATATCGAGAGCCTTTTGATAGACTTCGATCGCCTTTTTGGAATTCCCTTGTTTGGAATAAAGGGCGCCGAGATTGAGATACGATTTTTGATACTTCGGCTGAGCCTGGATCAGACTTTCGTAAAGCTGAATCGCTTCCGGCTGCTTTCCCTGCTTTTCCAAGGCCAACGCCTGATTGAAGATTTTGCTGATATCTGTCCCGGTCATAAAACAACTATCGGTCAGATTTCGAACTGGGGCGACCGAAAAAGTTGTAATGGAATTTTTCGATTCGGCCGATTGGATAAAGGAATCACTAGGACCCGAGGGAAACATGAAACAAATAGCAATCTTAGTTGCCCTGATTATTTTTACGTCTTGCGCATCCGTCGAATCGAAACGAAGCGTCAGCGCTTCCGGAGATCCGTCCGAGATCTTTTTTGAAAAAGAGATCGCTCCTATGGATAAAGAATCCGGTTCATCCGCTTCTTCCCAAAAGCCGGGACGCAGATCTTTCGAAGAAGAGCTGAACGTTGAAAAATACGCCAAGGCTCAACCTCCTGAAAAATCCAACAGTTCCGGAGGAGACTTCGACGAAATCGGAATGTCTTCCTGGTACGGCGCGAAATTTCACGGGAAGCCGACCGCAAGCGGAGAGAAGTTCGACAAAACGAAACTTACCGCAGCGCATCCGACTCTTCCCTTGGGTTCCATAATTCGCGTTCAGAATTTGGAAAACCAAAAAGAAGTTCTCGTTCGTGTGAACGATCGAGGGCCTTTCGTAAAAGATAGAATCATCGATCTTTCCGAAAAAGCGGCTGACACTCTGGAATTCAAAGACGTGGGACTTGCAAAAGTAGGAATCAAAGTCGTAAAACGTGGAGGAGCGGCGGGTGACGAATCCGAAGACCTCGAAAACAACGATGACGAGGATGCTCTGTTAGGCGATGAAGGTAAACCTGAAAAACTTCAACCGCAAAAATCGGATTATCCAAACAAACCGGTTGCGGGTGGAAAATACATCAAAGGTTCTCCGAAAGGTTATACCGTGCAAGTGGGAGTTTTCCGCGATCAAACGAGAGCGGAAGCGTACAAAGCAAGCCTCGGACAAGAATACGGAGAAAAGACGTTCGTATTTACAAGAGACGGTTTGTTCGTGATTCAGTTGGGTGATTTCGGCACCAGAACGGGCGCCGAATCTCTGAAATCGAAATTAAAAACGGACGGGATCGACTGCTTTATTCCAAAAAAGTAATCGTTTCTTTTCGATAAAAGTTCCCTCGCAAAGAAAGCCCCGTTTTACGGGGCTTTTCGCTTTAACGGTGCGCGCGGCAACTATCCTGCTTCATTTTTCCTCTGCAGATTTCTTTTGCCGTTTCCAAAACCGCAAAGCCGCAGGTGTTCAGACTCGGATCCACGCAACCGGGAATCGCCAAAAGCAGAACCGGAAAACATTTATCGAATTCTTCGATGTCCTTTGAACAGATTTGTTCGTTCGAGACCAGCAGATTGCAATTGAGAATTCCGATTGTACCGATCCATACGATCAAAATGGAAAGAATTCGTTTTTTCATCCCAAAAGAAGAAAACGTTCTTTTGAAAAATCAATTCCGAAACAGGGAATCGATCGGGTTTGGAAATCGGTTTTCGGAATTTTGCGATTCTGTTATCAAATAAAGACTGAGAGGTGCTCGTAGTTCCGACTCAACAAGGTCGTTTAAATTCCGCCGCCGTGGATGAACTCGTCCAGAATCTCTTCCAGATTGTCCTTTTCCTTTTTTAACGGGCTGTGATGGCGACCGTCTTTGTTTAAATCGTGAATCTCTTTCTGAAGAGTTTCGATTCGTTCGAGAAGGATGGAAAATACTTTTGCGACCGGATCGGGAATTTCATTGTGATCCAGCATGTGTTCGCCTTCTTCTCCGATCGGCATTTTGGAACGTACGACTTTTGCCGGAATTCCGACCACGGTCGTGTCGTGCGGAACGTCTCGCATCACCACGGAACCTGCACCGACTCGAACATTTTTTCCGATGGTGATATTCCCGAGAATTTTCGCTCCCGCTCCGACGACCACGTTTTCCAGCAAGGAAGGGTGACGTTTCCCGGATTCTTTTCCGGTTCCTCCTAAGGTGACGCCTTGGTAGATCAAACATCCTTTTGCTATCGTCGCAGTCTCTCCGATCACGACGCCGTGACCGTGATCGATCATGATTCCGTTCGCGATCTGTGCCCCCGGATGAATGTCGATTCCGGTGATGAATCTGGAAAAAGTATTGATCATCCTTGGAATTAAAGGAAGTTTTATCCGATAAAGAAAATGAGCGAGCTTATGAAACCAAAGCGCGTGCAAACCCGGATAGCAGAGTATGATTTCCAAATACGACTTAGCGGCTGGATCATACTTCTTGATAAATTTAATGTTTTCGAACAACTGTCAATCTCCGGTCTTCGCCAAACTAATATAAAAGGCTAAAAATTCGCCGTACCATGTAAAGAGGATTCTTTCCGATAAGAATAGAATAACGATTGAAACAATCTCGATTTTCAACACACGTCATCTTGTTCGTCCTTACCTTTCTGACTCTCACGTTTCAAAGTGAATTTTTTGAAATTCCCTTTCTATCGGTTCAGTATTTAAAAGAATTATTTTTTCTTAGACTTCCGTATTCCCTTTCTTTGATTATAATTCTTTTAGCGCATGAGATGGGACATTTTTTAGCGGCGCGATATTACGGCGTTAAAGCGACTTGGCCGTATTTTATCCCGGTTCCATTCGCGCCGATCGGAACGATGGGAGCGGTGATTCGAATTCTCGAGCCGATTCGAAATAAAAAACAACTTTTCGACATCGGAATTTGGGGACCGTTGATGAGTTTGATCCTTTCGGTTCCTTGTTACGTTTTAGGAATTTACTGGTCTTCTCTGGTTCCGATGGACACCGTACGAGGGAATCCGGGAATCATTTCCTTCGGAGAATCTTTCTTCACGATCTTTATCAATCAGTTAATCTTAGGACCGTTTGATCCCGCGGTTCAAGACGTTTGGATTCATCCGTTGGCGCAGGCGGGTTGGGTCGGATTGCTTGTGACTGCGATCAACCTTCTCCCCTTTGGACAACTCGACGGTGGTCATGTGATTTATTCCATTTTTGGCGAAAAATATCGGAATTGGATTTATTATCTTTTTACGGGGTTTTTGCTTTTATGTTTTTGGAATTTTTCCTGGTTACTGTGGGGTTTCCTGATTTATTTCATCATAAAAGTAGAACACCCTTTTGTCCCTGACCCGGTGGTTCCCTTGGATCGAGTTCGAAAGATCGGCGGCCTTTTGATTTTGTTCGCGCTGATTTTCATTTTTGTGCCTTCTCCCATCCAACTAGGAACTGATATAAACAGACCCGGTCTTGCAGAGGAGCTATGGATTTCACTCAAGTCAGTTTTTTCAGGTATTTAGTTGCGTTCGTATTTTTCATTTCGACCCCGATTTTTTCCCAAGATCAGGAAATTAAACTTACAGAGAACGCT of Leptospira sanjuanensis contains these proteins:
- the folP gene encoding dihydropteroate synthase; the protein is MESKQDTNSSEHSPVIFGVLNITEDSFSDGGKYLTHAASLQKAESLVSQGANVIDIGAQSSNIQAGLVGPEIEWVRMKNLIPDLIAKGVRVSVDSFQPEVIARSLEAGAEFINHIRGFVDSESVREISKFAGSDRKFILMYSHNQSNRAEKNSHLTPDNVILEIVAFFRERKKALIQAGISQEQLIFDPGMGFFLSPDFQVSFEVLRRIQTIKEEFSPMMVSVTKKSFLGNALGGLDVNEREIATVIAELYLSIQKVEYIRTHEPKNLKQTLRIWNLLHSS
- a CDS encoding tetratricopeptide repeat protein, whose amino-acid sequence is MRFELLSILLLASLFQFCIYPIREAEVLETDPSFLYLDSSEFSQTELETISSIWKVRGLRGKGTTAEDKNNIGVLLAKNSLLDDAEASWKECLKLSEHNPICFSNLIRMHYLIDEYDLAKEEIAFYLKSAKKDQIQQFRKLLNSQSRREETVLLLDVQSKIPGMEVVSWEELSNYFLEKQDFEKAYYYLERILQINPYHKNARASMVLLAHDLEKWDDLLMFAMNLYSTDDKIPDLNYYIAKAYYEKRNYSEALEWIRKSPESEKETVPFIELWKRILLSVNPNADLHPILPYIKRMQAKGLQIREEDILPTLNPTGKKTIEDIKVGR
- a CDS encoding tetratricopeptide repeat protein yields the protein MTGTDISKIFNQALALEKQGKQPEAIQLYESLIQAQPKYQKSYLNLGALYSKQGNSKKAIEVYQKALDIGKTPELYYNIGVELYRTGEIETAVRSLKKSLEIEKRFLKSHILLAYCYRQLEKDDKTELYLTNAIRLDANNRMALTALATLYFEKERWKECLETAEKVNKLYPGDSRMQVLISEVHTRLGNFKQSFEILKQATSQSKGFTRFSDAIEEAKKNPEEAAFFDSLEKLTKNKLDEFRSKFEMSKENPEDFAPPNPQDALDLSLMYLFHGDKERALKYMLYAQKQLEESGAQEG
- the mpl36 gene encoding RlpA family plasminogen-binding lipoprotein MPL36; the encoded protein is MKQIAILVALIIFTSCASVESKRSVSASGDPSEIFFEKEIAPMDKESGSSASSQKPGRRSFEEELNVEKYAKAQPPEKSNSSGGDFDEIGMSSWYGAKFHGKPTASGEKFDKTKLTAAHPTLPLGSIIRVQNLENQKEVLVRVNDRGPFVKDRIIDLSEKAADTLEFKDVGLAKVGIKVVKRGGAAGDESEDLENNDDEDALLGDEGKPEKLQPQKSDYPNKPVAGGKYIKGSPKGYTVQVGVFRDQTRAEAYKASLGQEYGEKTFVFTRDGLFVIQLGDFGTRTGAESLKSKLKTDGIDCFIPKK
- the cysE gene encoding serine O-acetyltransferase, translating into MFENIKFIKKYDPAAKSYLEIILCYPGLHALWFHKLAHFLYRIKLPLIPRMINTFSRFITGIDIHPGAQIANGIMIDHGHGVVIGETATIAKGCLIYQGVTLGGTGKESGKRHPSLLENVVVGAGAKILGNITIGKNVRVGAGSVVMRDVPHDTTVVGIPAKVVRSKMPIGEEGEHMLDHNEIPDPVAKVFSILLERIETLQKEIHDLNKDGRHHSPLKKEKDNLEEILDEFIHGGGI
- a CDS encoding site-2 protease family protein; protein product: MKQSRFSTHVILFVLTFLTLTFQSEFFEIPFLSVQYLKELFFLRLPYSLSLIIILLAHEMGHFLAARYYGVKATWPYFIPVPFAPIGTMGAVIRILEPIRNKKQLFDIGIWGPLMSLILSVPCYVLGIYWSSLVPMDTVRGNPGIISFGESFFTIFINQLILGPFDPAVQDVWIHPLAQAGWVGLLVTAINLLPFGQLDGGHVIYSIFGEKYRNWIYYLFTGFLLLCFWNFSWLLWGFLIYFIIKVEHPFVPDPVVPLDRVRKIGGLLILFALIFIFVPSPIQLGTDINRPGLAEELWISLKSVFSGI